In one window of Candidatus Sulfuricurvum sp. RIFRC-1 DNA:
- a CDS encoding glucose-6-phosphate isomerase encodes MLKYSNYFECSGLDPQTLEKGFEAVRHEADSGEIGYYHLPRSSQLIVEELKTIYHDTDRRFNTIAIIGIGGSSLGIKAIERLLRPSTPNAKKLIYLENSDPISIMQEMKQIDKFRTLFIVISKSGGTVETLSIFKRLIVSFELPLENSDQIYIVSDGDSILSHFADENKLRRFVIPANVGGRFSVLSAVGMVPLTLAGFDTGAILKGAESFLEQFWNREEDHMLQKAAFYVTHSDQYPMNVLFAYSDTFEEFGKWVVQLWGESLGKRNTRGERVGLTPISLIGSVDQHSFLQLIIEGPLNKTVTFMHIEHSEDHLMIPELSLKHLEKSDFVNGKSFNELINAQCQATMQSVLQSGVSVDEIAWKQIDEGSVGELILYYELLTSLSGALLEIRTYDQPGVEIGKQILAGYFHS; translated from the coding sequence ATGCTTAAGTACTCAAACTATTTCGAATGCAGCGGGCTTGACCCTCAAACTCTTGAAAAAGGGTTTGAAGCGGTTCGTCACGAAGCAGATTCCGGAGAGATTGGGTACTATCATCTTCCTCGTTCTTCGCAATTGATTGTTGAAGAGCTAAAAACGATCTATCATGATACCGATCGTCGCTTTAATACGATTGCCATAATTGGGATCGGGGGATCATCTTTGGGGATAAAAGCGATTGAACGACTTTTGCGTCCCAGTACTCCGAATGCTAAGAAATTGATTTATCTTGAAAATTCTGATCCTATCAGTATTATGCAGGAGATGAAGCAAATTGATAAGTTCCGCACTCTTTTTATTGTCATTTCAAAATCGGGCGGAACGGTCGAAACCCTCTCTATCTTCAAGCGGCTCATAGTGAGTTTTGAATTGCCTTTGGAAAACTCTGATCAGATTTACATTGTCAGTGATGGGGACTCTATTCTTTCACATTTTGCGGATGAAAATAAACTTCGACGTTTTGTGATTCCCGCAAACGTCGGTGGACGGTTTTCGGTTCTCAGTGCTGTCGGGATGGTTCCTCTCACCTTGGCCGGTTTTGATACGGGAGCTATACTCAAAGGAGCAGAAAGTTTTTTAGAGCAGTTCTGGAATCGTGAAGAAGATCATATGCTCCAAAAAGCGGCTTTCTATGTGACCCACAGCGATCAATACCCCATGAATGTATTATTTGCCTATTCCGATACGTTTGAAGAGTTTGGTAAATGGGTGGTTCAACTTTGGGGTGAATCATTGGGTAAGCGTAATACGAGAGGTGAGCGGGTAGGATTAACGCCTATCTCTTTGATCGGATCAGTCGATCAGCACTCCTTTTTGCAGTTGATTATTGAAGGACCTTTGAATAAAACGGTCACCTTCATGCATATTGAACATTCGGAAGATCATTTGATGATTCCTGAACTCTCTCTCAAGCATTTGGAAAAAAGTGATTTTGTAAACGGTAAAAGTTTTAATGAACTCATTAATGCTCAATGTCAAGCAACGATGCAAAGTGTTTTACAAAGCGGTGTCAGTGTGGATGAGATTGCATGGAAACAAATCGATGAAGGTTCTGTGGGAGAGTTGATTCTCTATTATGAGTTACTCACCTCACTTAGCGGAGCACTTTTGGAAATTCGTACGTATGATCAACCGGGTGTCGAAATTGGAAAGCAGATATTGGCTGGATATTTTCACTCGTAA
- a CDS encoding CZB domain-containing protein, with amino-acid sequence MFKSNAYKTIVHGQIEQSFSDHHSCRLGKWYETGSGKERFSHLASFKGIEAPHAIVHNMVHSNLVYVEKEDQTIYHQDSIIENFKAMESASLLLFGLMDNLIQESEEEICLKRS; translated from the coding sequence ATGTTTAAGTCCAACGCGTATAAAACTATTGTTCACGGCCAAATAGAACAGTCGTTCAGCGATCATCACAGCTGTCGTCTAGGCAAATGGTATGAAACCGGTTCCGGAAAAGAGAGATTTTCACATCTGGCGAGCTTCAAAGGAATCGAAGCACCGCATGCCATAGTTCATAATATGGTACATAGTAATTTAGTATACGTCGAAAAAGAAGATCAAACTATCTATCATCAAGACAGCATTATTGAAAATTTCAAAGCTATGGAGAGTGCCAGCCTTTTACTCTTTGGTTTGATGGATAATTTAATCCAAGAATCTGAAGAAGAAATTTGCCTAAAACGTTCTTAA
- a CDS encoding PAS domain-containing protein: MANQELTFGDEEFIVSKTDLSGKITYGNSLFIKMSEYSELELIDKPHNILRHEDMPAVIFKLLWNRIKAGQEIFAYVKNKTKNGDYYWVFAHVTPSFDSNRSISNYHSVRRKPSQKALNVIKPLYSMLLQKERNGGVNASEAALNELLKDKGISYDEFILSL; the protein is encoded by the coding sequence ATGGCAAATCAGGAATTAACATTTGGAGACGAAGAATTTATCGTTTCCAAAACCGATCTAAGCGGTAAAATCACCTATGGAAATTCACTCTTTATTAAGATGTCGGAATATTCGGAACTTGAGCTCATTGATAAGCCCCATAACATATTGCGTCATGAAGATATGCCCGCTGTAATTTTCAAATTACTTTGGAACCGTATCAAAGCAGGTCAAGAAATTTTCGCCTATGTCAAAAATAAGACAAAAAATGGAGATTATTATTGGGTATTTGCCCATGTGACCCCCTCTTTTGATTCGAATCGATCCATCAGCAACTATCACTCCGTGCGGCGCAAGCCCTCTCAGAAAGCATTAAATGTGATCAAGCCACTTTATTCTATGCTTCTGCAAAAAGAACGAAATGGTGGAGTAAATGCATCTGAAGCAGCACTCAATGAATTATTAAAAGACAAAGGTATCAGCTATGACGAATTTATCCTCTCTCTCTAA